In a single window of the Pyrococcus sp. NA2 genome:
- a CDS encoding translation initiation factor IF-2 (eIF-2BA; catalyzes the binding of GTP to IF2), with protein MLPERVIEIIHEMKAERIRGASWLAKRGAEAFLALAEELDEALLEDAIRELRREIINVNPSMASLYNLARFIPVTNKRELVRMRALEFLRRIEESKRELANVGAQLIEERDVIITHSFSSAVLEIFRMAKERRKSFKVILTESSPDYEGIHLAKELEELSIDFEIITDAQLGLFCRKATLAIVGADMVTKDGSVVNKAGTYLLALACHENDVPFYVAAETYKFHPTLRANEVTLMERDFERGNFRVRNVLFDVTPWKFIRGIITELGIVIPPRDIQ; from the coding sequence ATGCTCCCGGAGCGCGTGATTGAAATAATACATGAGATGAAGGCCGAGAGGATAAGAGGGGCCAGCTGGTTAGCCAAGAGGGGTGCGGAAGCCTTTCTGGCTTTGGCTGAGGAGTTGGATGAGGCCTTGCTTGAAGATGCCATAAGGGAATTGAGGAGGGAGATAATCAACGTTAACCCTTCAATGGCCTCCCTTTACAACTTGGCTAGATTCATACCAGTAACTAACAAGCGAGAACTCGTCAGGATGAGGGCCCTTGAATTCCTCAGAAGGATTGAGGAGTCGAAGAGAGAACTGGCAAACGTTGGAGCCCAGCTTATAGAGGAGAGAGATGTAATAATAACCCACTCCTTCTCCTCAGCTGTTCTCGAGATATTCAGGATGGCAAAGGAGAGAAGGAAGTCGTTTAAGGTCATATTAACCGAGAGTTCTCCGGATTACGAGGGGATTCACTTGGCTAAAGAGCTTGAGGAGCTCTCAATAGACTTTGAGATAATAACGGATGCCCAGCTCGGCCTCTTCTGCAGGAAGGCCACCTTGGCTATAGTCGGGGCTGATATGGTGACGAAGGATGGGAGTGTTGTAAACAAGGCTGGAACGTATCTGTTGGCTTTGGCATGTCACGAAAATGACGTCCCCTTCTACGTTGCAGCCGAAACCTACAAGTTCCACCCAACTTTAAGGGCCAATGAAGTTACCCTCATGGAGAGGGACTTTGAGAGGGGCAACTTCAGGGTTAGGAATGTCCTCTTCGATGTAACCCCCTGGAAGTTCATAAGGGGAATAATAACGGAGCTCGGGATAGTCATACCACCGAGGGATATTCAATGA
- a CDS encoding ASCH domain-containing protein produces MKIYRLYLRDEYLEMIKSGKKRIEVRVAYPQFKGMKRGDKIIFNDSIPAEVIEVKHYETFRQVLREEPIDKIFPDEPSFERALRRFHNMYPKWKENRYGVIAIKFRLLGRDRNEEP; encoded by the coding sequence ATGAAGATCTACAGGCTCTACCTGAGGGACGAGTACCTGGAGATGATCAAGAGCGGGAAGAAGAGAATTGAGGTTAGGGTTGCCTATCCTCAATTTAAGGGGATGAAGAGGGGTGACAAGATAATATTCAATGACTCCATTCCAGCGGAGGTAATCGAGGTAAAGCACTACGAAACCTTCAGGCAGGTGTTGAGGGAGGAGCCAATCGATAAGATATTCCCGGATGAGCCGAGCTTTGAGAGGGCCCTGAGAAGGTTTCACAACATGTATCCTAAGTGGAAGGAGAACCGTTATGGCGTTATAGCGATAAAGTTCAGGTTGCTTGGGAGGGATAGGAATGAAGAACCTTAA
- a CDS encoding glycosyltransferase family 4 protein, which produces MKVLMIGHYPPHRGGVARHVKALVECLAEHEVHVITYGTVKGREEGVSYVRVPNVFGLRGISFTLLASRLAVKLHRKFNFDLIHAHYVGTTSYAGVLAKERTGLPLVITAHGSDLNFLSKLPLGNYYVRESLKKADLVIAVSHDLAKKAMKLGANKVKVIPNFVTMKGESRRNVIAFIGRVSSYKGVDDFVRLAEFFPEERFIVVGEGPILEKLRGEAPGNVSFLGYRRSEEVLREAKVLVLPSRREGFGLVILEANSFGVPALGRKVGGITELIREGKNGYLFTNLEEAVEHLRKLLIPKVNLKKGFIGKRVVELYDRERICREIVKAYEEVVS; this is translated from the coding sequence ATGAAGGTGTTGATGATAGGGCACTACCCTCCCCACAGGGGCGGCGTGGCTAGGCACGTTAAGGCCCTAGTTGAGTGTCTAGCTGAGCATGAGGTTCACGTCATAACCTACGGAACCGTCAAAGGTAGGGAAGAGGGGGTTAGCTACGTTAGGGTTCCAAACGTTTTTGGGCTAAGGGGAATCTCGTTCACGCTGCTCGCCTCTAGGTTGGCGGTTAAGCTCCACAGGAAGTTTAACTTCGACCTAATTCACGCCCACTACGTGGGGACCACGAGCTACGCTGGAGTTCTAGCGAAGGAGAGGACTGGTCTCCCCCTTGTGATTACGGCCCATGGTAGCGATCTCAACTTCCTCTCTAAGCTCCCGCTCGGCAACTACTACGTGAGGGAATCCCTGAAGAAAGCCGACCTGGTCATAGCTGTCAGCCACGACTTGGCAAAGAAAGCAATGAAATTGGGGGCAAATAAGGTTAAGGTGATCCCGAACTTCGTAACGATGAAGGGAGAATCGAGGAGGAATGTAATAGCGTTCATAGGCAGGGTCTCAAGTTACAAGGGCGTTGACGACTTCGTTAGGTTAGCGGAGTTCTTCCCTGAGGAAAGATTTATCGTCGTTGGGGAAGGCCCAATACTTGAAAAGTTAAGAGGCGAAGCCCCAGGAAATGTCTCTTTCCTGGGCTACAGGAGGAGCGAGGAAGTGCTTAGGGAAGCTAAGGTCTTGGTATTACCTTCTAGGAGGGAAGGGTTTGGATTGGTAATCTTAGAGGCTAATTCCTTCGGCGTTCCGGCCCTTGGGAGAAAAGTTGGAGGAATAACGGAGCTGATAAGGGAGGGCAAGAATGGTTACCTATTCACGAACTTGGAGGAAGCCGTTGAACACTTGAGGAAGCTCTTGATTCCAAAGGTTAATCTTAAGAAGGGCTTTATTGGGAAGAGGGTGGTTGAGCTCTACGATAGGGAGAGGATATGTAGGGAGATCGTGAAGGCCTACGAGGAGGTGGTGTCATGA
- a CDS encoding L-threonylcarbamoyladenylate synthase — MTIIINMRDGIDERKLRIAARLIREGKLVAFPTETVYGLGADALNESAVRRIFEAKGRPADNPLIVHISSFSQVHELAREVPEEAKMLAREFWPGPLAIVLPKSEIVPKVTTGGLDTVAIRMPANKIALKLIELSGRPIAAPSANISGKPSPTSAEHVAEDFYGKIECIVDGGETKIGVESTVIDLTEWPPVLLRPGGLPLEEIERVIGEVRVHPAVYGKKVDVAKAPGMKYRHYAPNAEVIVVEGSREKVGAKIRELVEEFKSKGLKVGVIGSADYGADEFFFLGRSVEEVARNLFKALRYMDRAGVDIVIAEGVEEKGLGLAVMNRLRKASGYRIVKA; from the coding sequence ATGACGATAATAATAAACATGCGAGATGGCATCGATGAGAGAAAGCTAAGGATTGCGGCGAGGCTCATAAGGGAGGGGAAGCTCGTTGCCTTTCCAACTGAGACAGTGTATGGCCTTGGGGCCGATGCCCTGAATGAGAGCGCCGTTAGGAGGATATTCGAAGCCAAGGGGAGGCCAGCTGATAATCCATTGATAGTCCACATATCATCTTTCTCTCAAGTTCATGAGCTTGCCAGGGAGGTTCCTGAGGAAGCTAAGATGCTTGCAAGGGAGTTCTGGCCCGGACCATTGGCGATAGTCCTGCCCAAGTCCGAGATCGTCCCAAAGGTAACAACTGGAGGGTTGGATACTGTTGCCATAAGGATGCCTGCTAATAAGATAGCCCTCAAGCTGATAGAGCTCAGCGGTAGGCCCATAGCTGCGCCGTCCGCAAACATAAGCGGTAAGCCGAGTCCAACTTCAGCTGAGCACGTTGCCGAGGATTTTTATGGAAAGATTGAGTGCATAGTCGATGGGGGGGAGACGAAGATTGGCGTTGAATCGACGGTCATAGACCTAACCGAGTGGCCTCCCGTTCTGCTCAGACCTGGGGGGTTGCCCCTGGAGGAGATAGAGAGGGTGATCGGTGAAGTTAGAGTGCATCCAGCGGTTTACGGGAAGAAGGTTGATGTTGCTAAAGCCCCTGGAATGAAGTACAGGCACTACGCTCCAAACGCTGAAGTCATAGTGGTTGAAGGTTCCAGGGAGAAGGTGGGGGCGAAGATTAGGGAGCTCGTCGAGGAGTTCAAATCCAAGGGATTAAAGGTGGGAGTCATTGGGTCAGCTGACTATGGTGCTGACGAGTTCTTCTTCCTGGGGAGGAGCGTTGAGGAAGTTGCCAGGAATCTTTTCAAGGCTTTAAGGTACATGGACAGGGCTGGGGTTGATATCGTCATAGCTGAGGGTGTTGAAGAGAAAGGTTTAGGATTAGCCGTCATGAACAGGCTCAGGAAGGCCTCTGGGTATAGGATCGTGAAGGCATGA
- a CDS encoding molybdopterin-binding protein, which yields MIAEVITIGDELITGNTVDSNSAFIASKLTERGYLVKRITTVGDDVEEIKEVILEALSRKPEVIIISGGLGPTHDDVTMLAVSKALNRELKLCNECLERIKEFYRNLYEKGLIDDPEINEARRKMAYLPEGATPLRNTEGAAPGAYIEYEGIKIFVLPGMPREMKAMLENEVLPRLTNKKFVQKKYLAEITDESKLAPILSEAIEKFNVRIHSSPKGFGKYIGIIIFAENEDLIGEVVEFMKARGINFKEGW from the coding sequence ATGATAGCTGAGGTGATAACGATAGGGGATGAGCTGATCACTGGAAATACCGTTGACAGCAACTCGGCGTTCATAGCGAGCAAGTTGACCGAGAGGGGCTATCTTGTTAAGAGAATAACCACGGTTGGGGATGACGTTGAGGAGATAAAGGAGGTTATCCTAGAGGCCCTGAGCAGGAAGCCGGAGGTAATAATAATTTCGGGAGGTTTAGGTCCAACCCACGACGATGTAACAATGTTGGCAGTTTCTAAGGCTCTGAACAGGGAGTTGAAGCTATGCAATGAATGCCTTGAGAGGATAAAAGAATTCTACAGGAATCTATACGAGAAGGGGCTTATTGATGATCCCGAGATAAACGAGGCAAGGAGGAAGATGGCCTACCTACCTGAAGGTGCCACACCTCTTAGGAACACAGAGGGAGCGGCTCCAGGAGCTTACATAGAATACGAGGGAATAAAGATATTCGTCCTCCCCGGGATGCCCAGGGAGATGAAGGCCATGCTTGAGAATGAGGTCTTGCCTAGACTTACCAATAAGAAGTTCGTTCAGAAGAAGTACTTGGCCGAGATAACTGATGAGAGCAAGCTAGCTCCAATTTTAAGTGAGGCAATAGAAAAGTTTAACGTTAGAATCCATTCTTCCCCAAAGGGCTTTGGAAAGTACATAGGAATAATAATATTCGCAGAGAACGAGGATTTAATAGGTGAGGTAGTGGAATTCATGAAAGCTAGGGGAATAAACTTCAAGGAAGGTTGGTAA
- a CDS encoding adenylosuccinate synthetase, protein MPSYIVVGGQWGDEGKGSIIAYLALHDEPEIIARGGVGTNAGHSVFINGKKYAVRQIPTGFMQRKARLLVGAGVLVDPEVFFHELEHLKEFDVAKRVGIDYRCAIIEEKHKELDRTNGYLHGKIGTTGSGCGPANADRVMRRAKQAKDIKELEPYLTDVAEEINDALDEGALVLVEGTQGFGLSLYYGTYPYVTSKDVTASSVAADVGIGPTRVDEVIVVFKSFPTRVGAGPFPTEMPMEEADRLGLVEYGTVTGRRRRVGWFDFEMARYSARINGATMLAITMLDKYDKEAFGVTDYDKLPRKAKEFIEEIEERVGVPVGLIKTGPELEHIIDLRENI, encoded by the coding sequence ATGCCAAGTTACATCGTTGTCGGTGGTCAATGGGGGGATGAGGGTAAGGGTTCAATAATAGCCTATCTCGCCCTTCACGATGAACCCGAGATTATAGCCAGAGGTGGCGTGGGAACGAACGCTGGGCATAGCGTCTTCATAAACGGGAAGAAGTATGCAGTTAGGCAGATTCCAACAGGTTTTATGCAGAGGAAGGCCAGGCTTCTCGTTGGAGCTGGAGTTCTCGTTGATCCTGAGGTTTTCTTCCATGAGCTTGAGCACCTGAAGGAATTCGACGTGGCCAAGAGGGTTGGAATAGACTACCGCTGTGCGATAATAGAGGAGAAGCACAAGGAACTCGATAGAACTAACGGTTACCTCCACGGAAAGATAGGGACCACGGGAAGTGGCTGTGGCCCCGCAAATGCCGATAGGGTTATGAGGAGGGCTAAGCAGGCTAAGGACATTAAGGAGCTTGAGCCTTACCTAACGGATGTTGCCGAGGAGATAAACGATGCCCTTGACGAAGGTGCTTTAGTTTTAGTTGAGGGAACCCAGGGATTCGGCCTTAGCCTCTACTACGGAACCTATCCTTACGTTACATCCAAGGACGTTACGGCCTCTTCAGTTGCCGCGGACGTCGGGATAGGGCCAACCAGGGTTGATGAGGTGATAGTAGTTTTCAAGAGCTTCCCAACTAGGGTTGGAGCTGGCCCCTTCCCAACGGAGATGCCCATGGAAGAGGCCGATAGGCTAGGCCTCGTTGAGTACGGAACTGTGACGGGGAGAAGGAGGAGGGTTGGCTGGTTCGACTTCGAGATGGCAAGGTACAGCGCGAGAATAAACGGTGCAACGATGCTGGCTATAACGATGCTCGATAAGTACGACAAGGAGGCCTTCGGAGTTACCGACTATGACAAGTTGCCAAGAAAAGCAAAGGAGTTCATAGAGGAGATAGAGGAGAGGGTAGGAGTACCTGTTGGCCTCATAAAGACTGGGCCCGAGCTGGAGCACATAATAGACCTGAGAGAAAACATTTAG
- a CDS encoding Kae1-associated kinase Bud32, whose product MRLIKQGAEAKIYIAEFSELYFDYPIKVIVKERIQKRYRIPEIDLKLRKERTIREARILHRAKQFGVHVPYVFEVDTKRMIIVMEYIEGERLKELLERLPMEERLRICREVGREVGKLHEAGIVHGDLTTSNMIMRGGNVYFIDFGLAEFDDSLEAQGVDLHLLKRAMESTHYRWFERGFMEVLRGYEEIRGSEVRKDIEDKIREIELRGRYRERRWIS is encoded by the coding sequence GTGAGGCTCATAAAGCAGGGAGCCGAGGCCAAGATATACATTGCTGAATTTTCCGAGCTCTATTTTGATTACCCAATAAAGGTCATCGTCAAGGAGAGAATTCAGAAGAGGTACAGGATACCTGAGATAGATTTGAAGCTGAGAAAGGAGAGAACGATAAGGGAAGCCAGAATACTGCACAGGGCAAAGCAGTTTGGCGTTCACGTTCCATATGTATTTGAAGTGGACACGAAGAGGATGATAATAGTCATGGAGTACATAGAAGGTGAAAGGTTGAAGGAATTGCTGGAGAGACTGCCAATGGAGGAAAGACTCAGAATATGTAGGGAAGTTGGGAGGGAAGTTGGAAAACTCCATGAGGCAGGAATAGTTCACGGTGATCTCACAACTTCAAACATGATTATGAGGGGAGGCAACGTTTACTTCATAGACTTTGGACTAGCAGAGTTCGATGATTCACTGGAGGCCCAGGGAGTGGATCTTCACCTACTGAAGAGGGCGATGGAGAGCACGCACTATAGGTGGTTTGAAAGGGGATTCATGGAAGTGCTTAGGGGTTACGAGGAAATTAGGGGATCTGAAGTAAGGAAAGACATTGAGGATAAGATCAGGGAGATAGAGCTTAGGGGAAGATACAGAGAAAGAAGATGGATCAGTTAG
- a CDS encoding endonuclease MutS2 produces MRLRGDARDIYRAIRRRIEGEIKVERAKEFLKNIEPTSDKGEILRRQEYFKRAFSSVDEKLEEVIMKVRPIRFRREFLTDRVLIVSEEEVEEAEKLGLCLVSTEPVEGYDLVLSTIGYGIDVELKPHDIAPELYVKPLWENRDVLKALATLFPGGVSGKILESLAELEDVFKRLEAIEKLEERIREEEARLNRRIEERLEKFKLTLSGRELVEFIKSLKSGDIDLILSKFSTLNDEILEEIRKSEERISKEIGVDLEIFPREYPVEVPPEVIERLRETIEREVKLELYLKSREVLAEILPYLPRLKEEIEKAYELEFIIALKRFSKNFTFPRIEEGGIGFVEGRNIFIDNPQPISYFVGRAKGPFKGVKETNVVILTGANSGGKTSLLELMLQIVILAHMGLPVPAREAWVEVLDEVFFFKRKRTNYTAGAFETSLKSMVKSLKGKGRKLLLIDEFEVITEPGAAVKILAELLRIGLSKGFYIVVVSHLGEDLMKELPEARVDGIEAKGLDESLNLIVDRQPKFGVVGKSTPELILERLARKGRGEEREILMKVLRRLK; encoded by the coding sequence ATGAGGCTTAGGGGAGATGCGAGGGACATCTACAGGGCCATAAGGAGGAGGATAGAGGGCGAGATCAAGGTTGAGAGGGCCAAGGAGTTCCTCAAAAATATAGAACCTACCAGTGACAAGGGGGAAATTCTTAGGAGACAGGAATACTTTAAGAGGGCCTTTTCCTCCGTGGATGAGAAGCTTGAAGAGGTTATAATGAAGGTTAGGCCAATAAGGTTCAGGAGGGAATTCTTGACGGACAGGGTTCTCATAGTTAGTGAGGAAGAAGTTGAGGAGGCCGAGAAGCTTGGCTTATGCCTAGTCTCCACGGAACCCGTTGAAGGCTATGACTTAGTTCTAAGTACAATAGGTTATGGGATTGACGTAGAGCTGAAACCTCATGATATAGCTCCAGAGCTCTACGTTAAGCCTTTATGGGAGAACAGGGATGTGCTTAAGGCTTTAGCGACCCTCTTCCCTGGAGGGGTCTCGGGAAAAATCCTGGAGAGCTTAGCTGAGCTTGAAGATGTCTTCAAGAGGCTTGAGGCTATTGAAAAGCTCGAGGAGAGGATAAGAGAGGAAGAGGCAAGATTAAACAGGAGGATAGAGGAGAGGCTTGAGAAGTTCAAGCTAACCCTCAGCGGGAGGGAGTTGGTGGAATTCATAAAATCCCTTAAGTCTGGGGATATTGATTTGATTCTTTCAAAATTCTCGACGCTTAACGATGAGATACTCGAGGAGATAAGGAAGAGCGAGGAAAGGATATCGAAGGAGATTGGAGTTGATCTGGAAATATTTCCGAGGGAGTATCCGGTTGAGGTTCCTCCAGAGGTCATAGAGAGGTTGAGGGAAACTATAGAGAGGGAGGTAAAGCTGGAGCTCTACCTCAAATCGAGGGAAGTCTTAGCTGAGATCCTCCCGTACTTACCAAGGCTTAAGGAGGAGATAGAGAAGGCCTATGAGCTTGAGTTCATAATAGCCCTCAAGAGGTTCTCGAAGAATTTTACCTTCCCAAGGATTGAGGAAGGTGGCATAGGATTCGTTGAAGGTAGAAACATCTTCATAGATAACCCACAGCCAATTAGCTACTTTGTTGGGAGAGCCAAGGGGCCCTTTAAGGGAGTTAAGGAGACGAACGTTGTTATCTTAACTGGAGCAAACAGCGGTGGAAAGACCTCCTTGTTGGAGTTAATGCTTCAGATAGTTATTCTTGCTCACATGGGCCTTCCAGTTCCAGCTAGAGAAGCTTGGGTTGAGGTGCTTGACGAGGTATTCTTCTTTAAGAGGAAGAGGACGAACTACACGGCCGGAGCCTTTGAAACCTCCTTAAAATCCATGGTGAAATCCTTAAAAGGGAAGGGGAGGAAGCTTCTCTTGATAGATGAGTTCGAGGTCATAACTGAACCTGGGGCTGCAGTTAAGATACTCGCGGAGCTCCTCAGGATAGGCCTCTCGAAGGGCTTCTACATCGTCGTTGTATCCCACTTGGGTGAAGACCTGATGAAGGAGCTTCCGGAGGCTAGAGTCGATGGAATAGAGGCAAAGGGTTTGGACGAGAGTCTTAACTTGATAGTTGACAGGCAGCCCAAGTTCGGTGTCGTTGGGAAGAGCACTCCCGAGCTCATCCTCGAGAGGCTTGCGAGGAAGGGAAGAGGCGAAGAGAGGGAGATTTTGATGAAGGTGTTAAGGAGGCTTAAATGA
- a CDS encoding ASCH domain-containing protein, whose amino-acid sequence MKNLKFDGKYKDDIISGRKRATIRLGRKVNLKPGENVLVHAGGYVLGKARITNVVTKKVSELTDEDARKDGFRNREELLEALRQHYKFVRPDSPATIVEFEMIELLDKPILSADFPYEGNNPIEIAELALKHLDNLSFEEVALLKLFLKEGSLRKAAMKLGGLNKRYKIREVLRRAYEELKRRGIMKPRI is encoded by the coding sequence ATGAAGAACCTTAAGTTCGATGGGAAGTACAAGGACGACATAATCTCTGGAAGGAAGAGGGCCACGATAAGGCTCGGAAGGAAGGTCAACCTAAAGCCTGGAGAGAACGTCTTGGTTCACGCCGGAGGTTACGTCCTGGGTAAGGCCAGGATAACGAATGTTGTGACAAAGAAGGTTTCGGAGCTAACTGATGAGGATGCAAGGAAGGATGGATTCAGAAACAGGGAGGAGCTCCTAGAGGCGCTGAGGCAACACTACAAGTTCGTGAGGCCAGACTCTCCGGCAACGATAGTTGAGTTTGAGATGATAGAATTGCTCGACAAACCGATTCTCTCTGCTGACTTTCCATATGAGGGGAACAATCCAATAGAGATAGCCGAACTCGCTTTGAAGCATCTCGACAACTTGAGCTTTGAGGAGGTTGCCCTACTTAAGCTCTTCTTAAAGGAAGGTAGTTTAAGGAAAGCTGCAATGAAACTTGGTGGCCTAAACAAGAGGTACAAGATAAGGGAAGTTCTCAGGAGGGCTTACGAGGAGCTTAAGAGGAGAGGGATAATGAAGCCTAGGATTTGA
- a CDS encoding A24 family peptidase C-terminal domain-containing protein has translation MLPLILGAIVGILTSYTDIRTSYIYEEHFFPTISLISKWWCKRRGCVYETKGPYVPLVEVGILYNIILGIKHGNTLEAVSPLIGLAFGFLLGYFLYYTGGWASGDVIILASYSALLPFAPSTAKYPAPYSVILPLNSITILVTSVLLIFPLLIVYSIAGLIIKGKGRKIVEILWSGIRNVIELTLWVNASIVLLAILRIHVHIPRVLGLLLTFILILIFGKLKLLGDVLGVALLGYGIYLVGLDYIYLFAKLFLMVYAFKVLWSSVKLLRKEVLVEERSVEELNPGDVLGERIIMRDEEIVRDRSDFFEKLAKLLKGQKIESIEGEEIAGFSVEGLTEEQIAKLKELVKEGKLEDKFLVRKAMPFAPALFLGFLVSYYFGDILWWLILGFLR, from the coding sequence GTGCTACCCCTAATATTGGGTGCCATAGTGGGTATTCTAACTTCCTATACCGACATTAGGACGAGTTACATCTATGAGGAGCACTTCTTTCCAACGATCTCCTTGATATCCAAGTGGTGGTGCAAGAGGAGGGGTTGCGTCTATGAAACAAAGGGCCCTTACGTGCCTCTAGTTGAGGTAGGCATTCTCTACAACATCATCCTTGGCATTAAACATGGAAACACCCTTGAAGCGGTCTCCCCGCTCATTGGTCTGGCTTTTGGCTTTCTTCTGGGCTACTTCCTCTACTATACTGGGGGATGGGCAAGTGGAGATGTAATAATCCTGGCCTCTTACTCAGCTTTACTTCCCTTTGCCCCCTCAACTGCAAAGTATCCCGCTCCTTACTCTGTTATTCTTCCTCTAAACTCCATCACAATCTTGGTGACCTCTGTACTCTTGATATTCCCCCTCCTCATCGTGTATTCCATAGCTGGGTTGATAATTAAGGGGAAGGGGAGGAAAATAGTTGAGATCCTTTGGAGTGGCATAAGGAACGTTATTGAGCTGACCCTCTGGGTAAATGCCTCCATAGTTCTACTTGCAATTCTCAGGATTCACGTGCACATTCCAAGGGTTCTTGGTTTATTGTTGACGTTCATTTTAATCTTGATCTTTGGAAAGCTTAAATTGCTAGGCGATGTCCTGGGAGTGGCACTCTTGGGATACGGGATTTATCTAGTGGGCCTTGATTATATCTACCTATTTGCAAAGCTTTTCCTGATGGTTTATGCATTCAAGGTTCTATGGTCCTCTGTGAAGCTCTTAAGGAAAGAGGTTCTTGTTGAGGAGAGATCCGTTGAGGAACTCAATCCCGGAGACGTCCTCGGCGAGAGGATAATCATGAGGGATGAAGAGATAGTCAGGGACAGATCAGACTTCTTCGAGAAGTTAGCCAAACTCCTCAAGGGGCAGAAAATTGAGAGTATCGAAGGGGAGGAGATAGCTGGCTTTAGCGTTGAAGGATTAACTGAAGAACAAATAGCTAAGCTTAAAGAGCTAGTTAAGGAGGGTAAGCTGGAGGACAAGTTCCTAGTTAGAAAAGCAATGCCCTTCGCTCCAGCCCTCTTCCTGGGGTTCCTGGTTAGCTATTATTTCGGTGACATACTCTGGTGGTTGATCTTAGGATTTTTAAGATGA
- a CDS encoding methyl-accepting chemotaxis protein: protein MKISVVTPAIPFIFTLVPAALGSLPGAVAGGLVGFGIAAYINHRVEPKVAVSEDLEEYKARIEKRIDEIGEILNRIASGDLSVEDKAISGELARVREGIEKLRKSLSELILNIKNAAIDVRNHTKTIKENIDQVADSVAQVAEAINQVSMEAQREQENISKMTETMRYINDISKETVSTMEEFEASMREMAQLAKEGGEKGRTAATQIEEISRMMAKIEETIRGVAEMGKSIENITNVISSIAEQTNLLALNAAIEAARAGEAGKGFAVVADEIRKLAEESKKAAEDIRELIKQIGDRINDSVQVAQEGAQVVSTSTQVIKESVDYLVQVAEMMEEMEAKVSELREKVIQEGEKIEEGLKFLENLAASAEETTAAAEEVSAAAEEQSSALQELRESVKELERLVNVLMGTISKFKLSAEHETS from the coding sequence GTGAAAATATCTGTTGTAACTCCCGCTATACCCTTCATATTTACGCTAGTCCCAGCAGCGTTGGGGAGCCTTCCAGGAGCAGTAGCAGGAGGGTTAGTTGGATTTGGCATAGCTGCGTACATAAATCACAGGGTAGAGCCAAAGGTGGCCGTTTCAGAAGATTTAGAAGAGTACAAGGCAAGAATTGAGAAAAGGATAGACGAAATAGGGGAGATACTTAATAGAATTGCGAGTGGAGATCTAAGCGTTGAGGATAAGGCAATCAGTGGAGAGCTGGCGAGAGTTAGGGAAGGAATTGAGAAGCTCAGAAAATCTCTTAGCGAGCTTATTTTAAACATAAAGAATGCCGCAATAGATGTTCGTAATCACACGAAGACGATTAAGGAGAATATAGATCAGGTTGCAGATTCTGTTGCTCAAGTTGCCGAAGCAATAAACCAGGTGAGTATGGAGGCCCAGAGGGAGCAGGAGAATATAAGCAAGATGACGGAGACCATGAGGTACATCAACGACATAAGCAAGGAAACGGTTTCAACAATGGAGGAATTTGAAGCCTCAATGAGGGAGATGGCCCAACTAGCTAAAGAGGGTGGTGAGAAGGGAAGAACAGCAGCAACTCAGATAGAGGAGATAAGTAGGATGATGGCGAAGATAGAGGAGACGATAAGGGGAGTTGCTGAGATGGGGAAGAGCATCGAGAACATAACCAACGTGATAAGTAGCATTGCAGAGCAAACTAATTTACTAGCCCTAAATGCAGCGATTGAAGCTGCAAGAGCTGGAGAAGCAGGGAAGGGCTTTGCAGTGGTTGCCGATGAGATAAGAAAGCTTGCAGAAGAAAGCAAGAAAGCTGCAGAGGACATCAGGGAGCTGATCAAGCAGATAGGGGACAGGATTAATGACAGCGTCCAGGTTGCCCAGGAGGGGGCTCAGGTTGTCAGTACTTCAACTCAGGTGATAAAGGAGAGCGTCGATTATCTAGTTCAAGTGGCTGAGATGATGGAGGAAATGGAGGCAAAGGTCTCAGAACTTAGGGAGAAGGTGATCCAGGAGGGAGAGAAGATAGAGGAGGGCCTCAAGTTCTTGGAGAACTTGGCGGCAAGTGCTGAAGAGACGACCGCGGCAGCTGAGGAAGTCAGTGCTGCAGCAGAAGAGCAGAGCAGTGCTTTGCAGGAACTAAGGGAGAGCGTTAAGGAGCTCGAAAGACTTGTCAACGTATTAATGGGAACGATAAGTAAGTTTAAGCTCAGTGCAGAGCATGAAACTTCCTAA
- a CDS encoding class III signal peptide-containing protein, which produces MMRAQTAIEYLFMLAAVLILVAIVFKVVLDTMRTLSDSVSEYSKVVREKLLENL; this is translated from the coding sequence ATGATGAGGGCTCAGACCGCGATCGAGTATCTCTTCATGCTTGCAGCTGTGCTAATCCTAGTGGCGATAGTGTTTAAGGTAGTTCTAGATACAATGAGAACCCTCAGCGATTCTGTTAGTGAGTATTCTAAGGTAGTTAGGGAGAAGCTCCTAGAGAATCTTTGA